The DNA sequence AGCACGAGAGAACGCGCGTGTTCTTGCGGAGAATCCTGCACGAGTAGGGGAAAGGCGATTCTCTCCGCTCGTGGACATTTTAGATATAGGCATGAGAAATTATGACAATGTTTAAATAGAGAATTTCCAATACGAACGAACAATGAACGCTGCCCTTCTCCTTGTTCGGAATTCTCTCTTGGTCAGCGTGCAGGTTTTGGTCGTGTGATAGGGGACACGATCCTCCTGGATGGTGCGTCCCCATGATTGTTTGTGAGGTATTTGGATGAGAGGATCGGAGGCTATCATCAAGGTATTGCATGAAGAGGGCGTCAATGTCGTCTTCGGATTACCTGGAGGAGCGATACTGCCGCTTTATGACGATCTCAGGACATCTGATATCCGACATATACTCGTACGCCACGAGCAGTGCGCTGCTCATATGGCTGACGGTTATGCCCGCGTGCTAAAGAAACCTGGCGTATGCATGGCCACTTCGGGAGCCGGCGCAACAAACCTTGTAACGGGCATCGCAACAGCATTTCTTGATTCCTCGCCTGTTGTCGCGCTCACGGGACAGGTCCCAACAGGAATCATCGGCAATGATGCGTTTCAAGAAGCCGATGTCTTCAGTCTCATGATTCCGATCACAAAGCACAATTTCAGAATCATGAACCCAAAGACCTTGCTTTCAGATCTTAGGAGCGCATTTGCGATCGCGAGGACAGGGCGATATGGTCCCGTCCATGTTGATCTTCCCCGGGACGTCCAGCTGAGTGATGTGGACGATATCGGTGAACCGATAAGGCGGAGCAACGGCGTGAAAGAGAATCTCATCGAGTTGCCGCAGGCAGTCGCTCTGCTTGAATCCGCGCAGAGGCCATTGATTCTCGTCGGTGGAGGCGCGAATTGGTCTGGTTGTGGCCAGGAAATCATGACGCTAGCGGAAATGCTCATGGCCCCTGTCGCGACGACGCTTATGGGTAAGAGTGCCGTACCGGAGGATCATCCACTCGTCCTCGGTATGGTCGGCATGCATGGGCGAAGGGCAGCGAACTACGCGCTTGAGGAGTGTGATGTGCTCCTTGCGATCGGGACGAGGTTCAGCGATCGAATGATCGGAGACCCGTCGTCCTGCAGAACCAAGGTCATTCACATCGATATCGATTCAGCGGAGGTCGGTAAGAACGTCAAGCCGACGGTCAGCCTTGTCGGCGATGCCAGAAAGGTCATTAAGACGATCATCACATCGATGCAAATCAAGAGGAAGAGCGGAGTTTGGGCAGAGAAGATGCGGGTGCTGAGGAAGGAATGCGCATGCGAAATGGACATTGGTGGCAACCCGATCAAGCCGCAAAAGGTCATTTACGAGCTTAACAAGATTTTGCCCGACGATGTGATTGTCACTACCGAGGTCGGACAGTGCCAGATGTTTGCCGCACATTACTTCGAGTGCAGGGGCAGGAGGATGTTCATTACGCCAGGAGGCCTTGGAACAATGGGCTTCGGTCTCCCTGCTGCGATGGGAGCGAAGGTTGCGGCGCCCGACAGGACAGTCGTCGATATTGCGGGTGACGGGAGTCTCCTCATGGTTTGTCAGGAGCTTGCGACTGCCGTGGAGGAGAAAATCCCGATTTTCATTTGCTTGCTTAATAATGGACGGCTCGGTATGATCAAGCAGTTGCAGAGCCTCTTTTATGGCAAGCGGTTTTTCGCAGACAGTCTCGGCTCGTCCCCCGATTTTGTTAAATTAGCGGAGGCCTTTGGAGTGCGTGCTGCGCGCGTTCAGGATCCAAGTGATCTTGCGAGTGTCATTGAGGAAGGAATAAATTCAGAGAAACCATTCCTAGCCGACATATGGGTTGATCGAGAAGAAGAGATCCTTCCTGTCACGCTGAGGACTGGGACCGGAACTCAGGTCATCGCGGGCAATTGCGCATGGAAAGGAGTGTGTTGAGTATGGAAGTCATATCAATGATAGTCAACGATCAATTTGGCGTCATGCAGCGCGTCATGGGCGAATTCACGAGGAAAAAGATCAACGTCGAGACGATTGTTGTCGGGAAGTGCGAGCTTCCGGGCAAGGCGAGGATCGTTCTGAGCGTGAAGGACAGAAAGCAGGCAGAACAGGCGGTTGAGCGATTAACTAGGCTTCAAGACGTCATTGAGATCGAGATCATTGACGAGTCAAGGCACGAGGCGTACGCACTCGTGGCGAATTCGTTTGGAAAGGCACGGTTAATTGGCAGCATCGAGGAAGTTGATAACCTGGTCGAGATGACGAAGCCGAACAAGTTCATCAAGACGATCAACGCCCTCTGATGCTTCACATGATTCCCTCTTTCAAAATGAACGTTTTAAACACTATAATCACTATCAGGTACCGTCGTCCTCATCGGGGGAAACGCGAATGGAATCTGTAGGCAAGATATGGATGGATGGCAAGCTGGTCGATTGGGATAAGGCGAACGTACACATCATGACGCATGGCCTTCATTATGGCGGGGGCGTCTTCGAGGGCATCAGGATCTATGAGACGACAAAAGGTCGTGCAATTTTCAGACTCCGCGATCACATGTTGCGATTTCTTGATTCGGCGAAGGTCATCGATCTCAAGATCCCTTACTCAATCGACGAACTCTGCGAAATTGTGAAGGAAACGGTTAGAGCGAATGATCAAAGGGTTGATTACATAAGGCCGATCGCCTACTACGGGTCTGGGACGGTCGGGCTCAATCCAATCAAGCTTCCGACAAGGCTCGCGATCGCGTGCGTTTATATGGGCCCCTATTTGGGGACAGATCAGCAGAAGCGGGGGGCCAAGGTTATCACCTCCTCGTGGGAGAAGCCATCGAATAGGGCTGCAGCACTCAATGCAAAAATCTGCGGCAATTATATCAACTCAGTACTGGCTCGGTTGGAAGCGGTCAAGAGGGGTGCGGATGAAGCGATCATGCTTAACGCTGAGGGGAATGTCGCTGAGGGCACGGGCGAAAATATCTTCATGATTAAAGGTGGAAAAATTTTCACGCCTGGCATGGCTGCTGGTATTCTTCGTGGAATTACGAGGGACTCGGTCATACAGCTCGCGGACGATCTTGGCTACCATATTGAGGAGAGAAATATCACGAGGTCGGAGCTCTATATAGCTGATGAAGTATTCATGACTGGTACCGCTGCTGAAATCATGCCAATCGTCGAGATCGACGGCTATAAAATCGGGGGAGGAGAGCCTGGGCCAATAACGGTGAAGCTCCAACAAGCTTTCTCAGACGCGACGAGAGGAAGAAACGCGAAGTACCTTCATTGGCTCGACTTCATCAGCTAAGGCCTGAGACAAGAGTTCGGACAGAAAAGGGCATCCCTGGTTGTCGAAGAGACCAGTTACGTCTATCGTGAAACATATCTACCGTGAAGCATGGATTGAAAGTTCCAAGGTTCCCTGCTCGACTTGTGGGACTTTCTTGAAAATTGTCACGGCTCTCTTTTCAGTGTTATCCCGTTGATCTGGTTCAGAATTCTCTTCTGAAACAGAATGGTATTTAGATGAGAACAGCGCTAGATGATATCGTGATGGTCGTCTCCAATCGAACTTCATGATTGGAGAGTTAGAAGAGGGGTCTGAATATGATATGCCCTATTTGCGGGTCGGTGAGCGTCGAGCCAGAATTTAAGTTGTCGGAGCATGCTGTTTACTACTGCTGTTGTTGTGGGTCCCATTTCATCGGGAATAAACCTCTCCGGGAATGGAAGTAATGAGTGCTTCAAATTGGTGGCGGGTCACGCGTCAGCACATGTCAAAGGGGAGCGGCGATATCTACTCTTTCTGAGATATTATTGATCTGATTCTTAACCGACGCGGCAGGAAGTTACGATATTTCGTTACAAAGTTCTGGATTATCGTAAAGATCCAGTCAACATCCGTAAAATCATATAATAGTGGCGACCTAGATGTTTTTGGGTAGAATGGAGGGTGGACGTGTACGAGATTCGCTTTCATGGGAGGGGCGGACAAGGGGCAGTGATGGCCGCTCAAGCGCTTGCTGAGGCGGCAGTACTTGAGGGCTACTATGCACAGGCCTTTCCATATTTCGGAGCAGAAAGGCGTGGCGCCCCCGTTCGCGCCTTCGCGAGGATCGACGAAAGCAAGATCAGCATTAAGTCGCAAGTTTATGAACCAGACGTGCTCGTTATTTTAGACGAATCTATTCTTGAGATCGATCCCATTTCTGAAGGACTGAAACCGGGTGGAAAGGCGATCATCAATACTGTGAAGAGACCAGAGGAGGTCGACCTTGGGATTGAAGTCGAGTGCGGGACAGTCGATGCGACGACGATCGCGCTCGAAACCATTAAGGCGCCGATTGTAAACACTTCGATACTCGGCGCCTTTGCCCGTGTTGTCGATATCGTCCCTCTCGAATCAATCCTAAATGCTATTATGAATCGCTTCGGCGAGAAGCTCGGTCACCAGTCAGGCGTCATGAACGCGGAAGCCGCGAGGATCGCCTATCAAAAAACGGTCGTTGGACGGAGCAAGGGCACGAGAAAAGTCGTCGGGAAAAAGATGTGGCTACCGACTTGGAACGAGATCCCGATCGGGAACACCCTATCACCAGGGGAGATTGACGGGATTGTGGTCGGGCCTGGCAGCATGACGCAGAATCTCACAGGTACATGGAGGACGCAAACACCACGGTACTCTAAGGAGAAGTGCATCAGGTGCCTCCGATGCTGGTTTTCTTGTCCCGAAGGCTGCATCGAGCGGCTGGAAGACGACTACGAGCGCTGGGATTACCGTTACTGCAAGGGGTGCGGTATCTGTGCGGAGGTATGTCCAGCTGATGCCATTGAAATGGTCAGGGGGGTTTACGAGTGGTGATGAAAGTCATCAGCGCTGATCACGCCGTTGCGCACGGGGCAAGGCTCGCAAGGGTAGAGGTCGTACCAGCGTTTCCGATCACCCCTCAGACGCTCATCGTCGAACTCATTGCGGAGTTTATCAATGACGGCGAACTCGACGCAGACTTCCTGCCGGTCGAGAGTGAACACAGCGCGATGAGTGCGGCGATCGGTGCGTGCGCTGGTGGTGCAAGGGCATTTACTGCCACGTCCTCGCAAGGTCTTGCGCTCATGCATGAGATGCTTTACGCTGCACCACAGAATCGCCTGCCTGTGGTCATGGTCAATGTCAACAGAAGTCTTGGGGCAGCATCGGGTATTTGGGTCGAGTACAACGATTCAATGCCAGAAAGGGAATCTGGCTGGTTGCAGGTCTACATTGAGGACAACCAGGAAGCATTGGATATGGTGATCCAGGCGTACAGAGTCGCCGAGGATCGCGAGGTCATGCTGCCCATGATGGTCTGCCTAGATGGTTTCGTCCTTTCCCATACGGTCGAACGCGTCGATTTTCCAGACCAACACCTTGTTGATTCATTTTTGCCGAAATTCAAACCATTGTATCTGCTTGACCCAGATGAACCGGTGACGATGAACCCGATCACACCGCCCGAGTATGCGATGGAAATGCGTTTCCAGCTCCACAGGGCGGTCGATGGGTCAAAAGAGGTCATTGAAAAGGTAGACCGGGAATATGGCGCCCTCACAGGTCGGACTTATGGGGGTCTTGTTGATACCTACCAGATGGAGGACGCTGAGATCGCGCTGATCACACTCGGGACTGTGACAAGCACAGCGAGGGTCGTCGTCGATCATTTACGGAGCGAGGGCAAGAAAGTCGGCCTCATCAAATTGAGGTTTATGCGGCCGTTTCCGTCTGATGAGCTGGAGTCGATTGCAGAGAATTTGAAGGCGCTTGGCGTCTTCGATCGATCCGTTTCATTCAATGGTTTTGGCCCTGTATTCACAGAAACGAGAAATGCACTTTATCACCTTGGCACACCTCTTACGAATCACATTGCCGGTCTCGGAGGGAGGGATGTGACGTTCAAAGAAGTCCGAGAGATGTTTACGGTCATTGAGGAGCATGCGAAAGGACATCGTGTAAAGGAATGCCACTGGCATGGATTGAGGGGGGACAGTTGATGGTGGCAAAGGAAATTAAGACAATAAAAGATCTGCCACGAGACGATTATTTGACAAGGGGCCACGGTGCCTGCCCTGGTTGTGGAGTTGCAATCGCCGTGAAGAATATTGCGAGAGTTTTGGGCAAAGACACAATTGTTTATGTTCCAGCTAGCTGCCTCATCGTCTTCAGTGCGCTTTATCCAGCATCGGCATTTAAATGGCCTTTCTTTTACACTGCTTTTGAAAACACAGGAGCTGTCATCTCGGGAATCAAAGCGGCGCTGAAGCGTCGCGGAAGGGAGGTGACCGTAATCGGTATGGCGGGCGACGGTGGTACATTCGATATCGGGTTACAGGCACTCTCTGGTGCGGCGGAAAGAAATGAAGACGTCATTTATGTGTGCCTCGATAACGAGGCGTATATGAACACAGGAATCCAGCGAAGCGGCGCTACGCCCTTTGGTGCCTGGACTACGACGTCACCGATCGGAAAGAAGGTGCAGGGAAAAAGGGAATTCAAGAAAGACATCGATGCGATCGTCTCTGCACATAGTATTCCCTATATGGCTACACTTTCGATCGCACATCCAAACGATTTTGTTAGGAAGGTCCAGAAGGCTAAATCGGTAAGCGGGTTCAGGTTCCTTCATGTCCTTTGCCCCTGTGTGCCGGGCTGGAGGAGCGAAGCTTCCAAGAGTGTCGCTATTGCGAGGCTTGCTGTGGAGACTGGTATGTGGACTCTATACGAAGTGGATCACGGCGTCGAGAAGCTCACATATAAGCCAAAGACATTGGTGCCTGTCAAAGAGTACCTCCAGTTGCAGGGGCGGTTCAGGCATATGTCTGAGGAAGATATTGAGAAATTGCAGACCTGGATCTGTGAGAGATGGAAGCACCACTTCTACGAGGAAGTCCCCGTGCCGCCATGCAAGATCGAAGAGGCAAGGAAAGCGCTCATCATCGACGAGGACCCCCTTCATGGTCCTTGAGGTCAAGGGACTTGTATTGCACATCAAAACGTTAGCACACGGGTTGCGAACAGTCGCATCATGGTGCGTTCTAAAAAGATTATGGTCTCCTCGACAAACCTTTTATATTCCTTTCCCTTTGTGCTCGTTTGCTCTTCAGAGCCGATGAATGATGAAGATGTGCAAAACATCTGAAGGAGGTAACCACAATGCCAAAGGCGATCCATGTTAGATTCGAAATGCCAAAGGAGCTTCAGGATAAAGTTTACGAGCTCGTCGAAACAGCGAGGGATACTGGGAAAGTGAAGAAAGGCGCTAATGAAGTAACGAAGCTCGTAGAGAGGGGAGAAGCGGTCTTCGTCGTGATGGCGGAAGACGTTCAACCCCCTGAGATCCTGGCTCATCTCCCACTCCTCTGTGAGGAGAGGAATATCGCTTACGCTTACGTCCCAAGCAAGGCCGAGCTTGGAAATGCCTCGGGCCTTGAAAAACCAACGGCGACCGTCGCCGTTGTGGATGTAGGGAAGGGAAAGGCATTGCTCGAAAACATATCTGAACAAATAAAAAAGTTGAAAAAGTAGGTGCGAAGGATGCCGGAAGATGAGAACATTCCTTCGGAAGTCGTCGAGATCATCGGCAGGACAGGCATGACTGGTGAGGCAACCCAGGTGAAAGTCAGGGTCCTTGAAGGCAGAGATAAGGGCCGGATTATCACCAGGAACATCATGGGGCCTGTGCGTGTCGGGGACATACTGATGCTGAGAGAGACTTCGAGAGAAGCTCGAAAGCTCACGATCAGATGAGCGATAACCGGGGGCTAAACAATGGTCGAGCGAAAGGTCTGTTCATTTTGTGGCGACGAGATCGAACCGGGTACCGGTCGGATGTTCATCAAGAGAGATGGCACGATTTACATGTTCTGCACGAGTAAGTGCTACAAGAACATGATCTATTTGGGACGAGTGCCTCGGAAAACGGAATGGACACGCATAGCACAGCTGGAAAAGAAGAGCGTTTCGAAGATCTCCTCCGCCACAACAAAGGTTGCAGAGGCTAGCAAGGGGACCGAGACTAGCGAGCACATTGAAGGCTCTCCTTCCGTCGAAGCGGAAGCAAGCGCTCAGGAATCTGGCGGGAAAGAGGAGAAGAAAGGGGAACGCAGAGCGAGGAAGATCAAGAAGAGCGCAGAAAAGGAATCGGGAGAGGGATGATCGAGCGTACCTTCGTCATGCTGAAGCCCGATGCAATCCAGCGCGGTTTAATTGGCACGATCATCAGTCGGCTTGAGGCGCGTGGGTTTAAACCTGTCGCAATGAAATTCATGCGCATTCCGCGTGAGCTGGCGGAGAGGCACTATGCGGAACACAAAGGGAAGAGTTTTTTCCCGGGTCTCATAGATTATATCACTTCTGGACCTGTGCTCTGCATGGTGTGGGAGGGGGAGAACATCATTACCGCTCTCAGGACAATGATGGGTAAGACGAATCCACAAGACGCTGCACCTGGAACAATCCGCGGTGACTTCGCACAGCAGACAGGAAGGAACCTCATTCATGGATCGGACTCCCCCGAATCGGCGAAAAGGGAAATTGCGCTGTTTTTCAACGACTACGAACTACAGGACTACAAGAGGACGATCGATCCCTGGGTCTATGAATAATTTTGTTTCAATCATATCAAACCATAGGGAAGACCAATAAAAACAGATCTGTGATAGGTGTTCATTCAAACAGTTCTGTTTTTTATTCCATTTCTTTCTCTCACACAAACGGGAGTCCTGCGCCTGAGGAAAGATTCTAATAAGATTTCCCTGATGCGATAGACAATGGCCCTAAGGCAACCGATCGTAAGTGTCCTGGGTCACGTGGACCATGGGAAGACAAGCCTTCTTGACTACATCAGAGGCAGTACTGTCGCTCTCCGTGAGGCAGGGAGGATCACGCAGCATATCGGGGCCACCGAAGTTCCAATCGAACACATCTACGAGAAGTGTTCGGTGCTCATCGGCGGCAAGAAGTTTATCGTTCCTGGCCTTTTGTTCATCGATACACCAGGCCATCAATCATTCACGACGTTGAGGGCAAGAGGGGGATCCCTTGCAGATCTTGCAGTCCTCGTAATCGATATCATGGAGGGCCCGAAGCCGCAGACGATCGAATCGATCAATATCCTCAAACGATATAAGACGCCATTTGTTGTCGCACTAAACAAGATTGACCTTATCGATGGATGGGTCTCACATCCTAACTTGCCGTTCGTCCTTTCTTTTCGAGATCAACTCGAGGAAGTTAAAGCGAAGCTTGATGAACGGGTATACATGATTTCTGCCAGGCTCCATGACGAAGGGTTGTCTGGGGAACGGTACGATCGTATCGAGGACTTCACAAAAAACATCGCAATCGTCCCCATCAGTGCGAAAACTGGCGAAGGGGTTCCGGATCTCTTACTCGTTCTGATCGGTCTGGCCCAAAGATTCCTTGAGTCGGAGCTGCGGACGGAAACCGGACCCGCGAAGGGGACTATTCTTGAAGTCAAAGAGGAGAGGGGTCTGGGCACGACGATCGATGTGATTATTTATTCTGGTACTATAAGAAAGGGGGACCGGGTTGCCCTTGGCACTTCATCAAAGCCCCTTGTAACGAAGGTGAAGGCAATTCTCAAACCAAAGCCCCTCGATGAAATCAGGGATCCGCGAGAGCGATTCGATTCTGTCGATGAAGTTTCCGCAGCAGCTGGCGTTAAACTCACGTGCCAGAATCTTGATGGTGTCATCGCAGGAGCCCCTCTTAGGGTCATTTCGGGGGACGAAGCTGTTGTTGTCGATGAGATCGAGAATGAAATGAAGGTTCATATAGCCACGAAGGACGACGGAGTCATTATCAAAGCTGACGCAATAGGGTCTCTGGAGGCCCTTGCGTTTGAGGCGGAGAACGCCGGTATACCGATCAGGAAGTTCGAAGTGGGGGACATAGCAAAGAGGGACATTGTTGAGGCGTGTGCAACGAGTGACCCCCTCTACCGCATTATCCTGGGCTTCAACGTGAAGGTTCTGCCAGATGCGAAAGAAGTCCTGTCAACTTATCCAGTGAAAGTATTCCTTAACGATGTTGTTTACCGATTGATCGAAGACTATCAGAAATGGGTCGAAGAACAAAAGAGGGCGAGTGAGATCGAAAAGCGTTCGAAATTTTCCTTCCCTGGAAAAATCAAAGTGCTTCCAAACTGCGTCTTCCGTATCAGTAAGCCTGCGATTGTCGGCGTGCGGGTTCTCGCGGGAAGGATAAGGCCGGGCCAGACCCTTATCGACAGGGACGGGAAGGAAGTTGGAAAGATCAGGAGCATTCGGTCTGGAGAGGAAGCGCTCAAGGAAGCGATTGCGGGGAGTGAAGTCGCGATCGCAATCGAGGGAGCGACTGTTGGTAGACAAGTCGACGTCGAAGATATCCTCTACGTTGCGCTGGAAGAGTCAAAAGTTAAAGAAATTCAGTCCCTCGATTTGAATGAAGATGAGAAAATGGTCCTCGAAGAATTGATCGGAATCATGAGGAAGCAGGACCCGTTCTGGGGACTTTGAGCAACTGCGACTTGCAAATAGAGGCATTCACGGGTCATTGTCTTTCTATGCGTCTTCTCGTTCGTATCCTTAAAGGTAACCGGTGGTCTGATCCCAATCAGTTCTTGCCTGGAAAACTTTCATTAGATAATCCGTCAATCGTACCAACCTCTACAATATCCCTGAATTAACCAGCTCATTCCGACTCACCAAAAGTTATTTAACGGGAACTACATTAGGGCGATACCTAACAGGTGTTCAGAATGGTTGAATTCAAGGCTGTCATTAACGATGCAAAGACTGGAAAATCGTATCAGGTGACGGTCTCAGGCCATCATGCGAACTCCCTTATTGGCAGAAAGATCGGTGAGGTGATCGATGGTATTTTCGTCGGTCTCCCTGGATATAAGTTGACCATCACGGGAGGGAGCGATAAGGATGGCTTCCCAATGAGAAAGGATCTCCCAGGCACAAGACGAGTAAAGCTCTTGTTGGCGAGTGGATCGACGGGTTTCAAGTCTGGTGAAAAAGGCGTTAGAAAGAGAAAGTCAGTACGCGGGAATACAATTTCGCCCGAAATAGTCCAGATCAATCTGAAAATCACCTCGAAAGGGGCAAAACCGATTGAGGATCTCATTAAAAAAGAGGAGACCAAATGATCGTACCGCAGCAGCCCGAGGTCAACATTGGGATGATTGGTCATGTCGACCATGGAAAAACGACCCTTACGAAGGCGCTCACTGGAGAGTGGACAGACCGTCATTCCGAGGAAATCAAACGCGGTATCTCGATCAGACTTGGATACGCGGATGTAGCATTCTATAAGTGTCGCTCGTGCGAACCTCCGGCTGCATATACGAATGATAAGACCTGCAAACACTGCGGGGGCGAGGCGGAGTTCCTCCGTGCCGTCTCTTTTGTTGATGCACCAGGTCATGAGACTCTGATGGCGACGATGCTTTCTGGAGCTGCCTTGATGAATGGTGCTCTGCTTCTTGTCGCAGCCAATGAGCGCTGTCCCCAGCCTCAGACAAAGGAGCATCTGATGGCGCTGACGATCATAGGTGTTGACAGAATCATCGTTGTGCAAAACAAGATCGATCTCGTGACGAAAGAGGAGGCGCTGGAGAATTACCGGCAGATCAGATCCTTTGTGAAGGGCACGATCGCCGAGAACGCACCAATAATCCCGGTCTCAGCACATCATGATGTGAACATCGATAAACTCATTGAGACGATTGAAAAGTACATCCCTACCCCAAAATTCGATGCGAGTAAACCTGCAAGAATGTATGTTGCGAGATCGTTCGATATCAATATACCTGGGTCATCCCCGGAAGAACTGAAGGGAGGTGTACTCGGCGGGAGCCTGATTCAGGGACAGCTCGAGCTTGGCGATGAAATCGAGATCAGCCCTGGGAGAAAGATTGAGGGGAGTGGTGGGAAGACCTCGTGGGAACCACTGACGACAACTGTTGTCTCGCTTCATGCAGGTGGTACGCCACTCGAAAAAGCGAAGCCCGGTGGACTCATTGCTATTGGAACGAAACTTGACCCCTCGTTGACCAAGTCAGACGGGCTCACAGGCCGTATGGTTGGCAAGCCTGGAACACTCCCACCTGTTCTCAGTAAATTCACGATGTCAACTCACCTCCTTGAGAGAGTTGTTGGTTCGGCGGAGGACCTGGTGGTCGAGAATATAAGAACGAATGAACCGCTCATGCTGAGCGTCGGCACAGCAACAACCGTTGGGATTGTAGTGAGTGCAAGGGAAACGACATGTGAAGTCTCGCTCAAAATCCCCGTCTGCGCGGAACCGAATCAAAGGGTCGCGATTTCTCGGAAAATCTCTGGAAAATGGCGTCTCATCGGTTATGGCATTATACAGTGATCGTGACCCCATGCAAAAAGTCGTTCTTGACACGAACGCTCTTCTCATGCCTTTTGAGTGTTCTCTTAACATAGACCTCGAACTGCGGCGCCTCATTGGTGAGTGCGAGGTTCATGTACCCTCACCCGTTCTCGGCGAATTGAAACGTTCGAGAAATAAATACGCAAAGGCGGCTCTCGACCTGGCGAGGAAGTACATGATCGATCCAACAGACCAGCAAGGAGACGATGCGATTGTCGAACTCGCTCTAAAGCTCAATGCCTTCGTTGTGACTAACGATAAATATCTCATTTCAAAGCTCAGTGCTCGTGGAATCAGGGTCATAGTGCTCCGGTCGAAGAATCACCTTGATTTCTACGCGGATTAAACAAGAGGTCTTGGTGTATCGTCAGGCGCCTCACTTTCATTTCTTTTATGAGGAATCATCTTCAACCGCTCTTCCATGAGCATCTTGCCGAACTCCGTGGCAGCGTAAACGGGGATCTTGTTTCCAACCGAGAAAATCGCCCTTTCCTTTGCGACCTCCCTCACCCATTTTGACGCACATGCGGTCACGAGATCACACGAGTCGAACAAGGCGACCGCATCATCCTCACTTACACCGGTCGTGTGAACTGCGAAAATTGCCACTTTCGTCCCGTAACGATTTCTGATTCTCGTCGCCTCATCGGCTGAAACGATCGTCACCCCAATCCTCTGGAATCCAAGGCGCTCAGCGAGGCTCACACCACCAAACTGATCGATTCTGCCAGTCTTTGGATCGAGAACGCGTTTCTCGCCGAGAACGCTAATGATCTCTGGGTATGGCGTTGTCTCGATGACCGCAGAAAGTCTTCCACCGATTCCCTGTATGATCTCTGGATCATCTATGACAGCTGTCCCAGCGCCATCACACACGAGAACGGCACAGTCGAGCAGGTTCCTGGCGACGGCCATTGCAATGATCTCGGAGATACCAAAACTGAGGAAATCTCTCATCCTGGTCTCTCTCTGGGGGGTACACATGCCAAAGCTCTCGATTCTGAACTCGACATTCTCGCGGACTTTCTCTCTCGTGATCCTTTCAATCCCCCTGTATTTTTTGAACAGAG is a window from the Methanomassiliicoccales archaeon genome containing:
- a CDS encoding thiamine pyrophosphate-dependent enzyme, whose protein sequence is MVAKEIKTIKDLPRDDYLTRGHGACPGCGVAIAVKNIARVLGKDTIVYVPASCLIVFSALYPASAFKWPFFYTAFENTGAVISGIKAALKRRGREVTVIGMAGDGGTFDIGLQALSGAAERNEDVIYVCLDNEAYMNTGIQRSGATPFGAWTTTSPIGKKVQGKREFKKDIDAIVSAHSIPYMATLSIAHPNDFVRKVQKAKSVSGFRFLHVLCPCVPGWRSEASKSVAIARLAVETGMWTLYEVDHGVEKLTYKPKTLVPVKEYLQLQGRFRHMSEEDIEKLQTWICERWKHHFYEEVPVPPCKIEEARKALIIDEDPLHGP
- the ilvB gene encoding biosynthetic-type acetolactate synthase large subunit, encoding MRGSEAIIKVLHEEGVNVVFGLPGGAILPLYDDLRTSDIRHILVRHEQCAAHMADGYARVLKKPGVCMATSGAGATNLVTGIATAFLDSSPVVALTGQVPTGIIGNDAFQEADVFSLMIPITKHNFRIMNPKTLLSDLRSAFAIARTGRYGPVHVDLPRDVQLSDVDDIGEPIRRSNGVKENLIELPQAVALLESAQRPLILVGGGANWSGCGQEIMTLAEMLMAPVATTLMGKSAVPEDHPLVLGMVGMHGRRAANYALEECDVLLAIGTRFSDRMIGDPSSCRTKVIHIDIDSAEVGKNVKPTVSLVGDARKVIKTIITSMQIKRKSGVWAEKMRVLRKECACEMDIGGNPIKPQKVIYELNKILPDDVIVTTEVGQCQMFAAHYFECRGRRMFITPGGLGTMGFGLPAAMGAKVAAPDRTVVDIAGDGSLLMVCQELATAVEEKIPIFICLLNNGRLGMIKQLQSLFYGKRFFADSLGSSPDFVKLAEAFGVRAARVQDPSDLASVIEEGINSEKPFLADIWVDREEEILPVTLRTGTGTQVIAGNCAWKGVC
- a CDS encoding ACT domain-containing protein gives rise to the protein MEVISMIVNDQFGVMQRVMGEFTRKKINVETIVVGKCELPGKARIVLSVKDRKQAEQAVERLTRLQDVIEIEIIDESRHEAYALVANSFGKARLIGSIEEVDNLVEMTKPNKFIKTINAL
- a CDS encoding transketolase C-terminal domain-containing protein, whose amino-acid sequence is MKVISADHAVAHGARLARVEVVPAFPITPQTLIVELIAEFINDGELDADFLPVESEHSAMSAAIGACAGGARAFTATSSQGLALMHEMLYAAPQNRLPVVMVNVNRSLGAASGIWVEYNDSMPERESGWLQVYIEDNQEALDMVIQAYRVAEDREVMLPMMVCLDGFVLSHTVERVDFPDQHLVDSFLPKFKPLYLLDPDEPVTMNPITPPEYAMEMRFQLHRAVDGSKEVIEKVDREYGALTGRTYGGLVDTYQMEDAEIALITLGTVTSTARVVVDHLRSEGKKVGLIKLRFMRPFPSDELESIAENLKALGVFDRSVSFNGFGPVFTETRNALYHLGTPLTNHIAGLGGRDVTFKEVREMFTVIEEHAKGHRVKECHWHGLRGDS
- the rpl7ae gene encoding 50S ribosomal protein L7Ae, which codes for MPKAIHVRFEMPKELQDKVYELVETARDTGKVKKGANEVTKLVERGEAVFVVMAEDVQPPEILAHLPLLCEERNIAYAYVPSKAELGNASGLEKPTATVAVVDVGKGKALLENISEQIKKLKK
- a CDS encoding branched-chain amino acid transaminase, translating into MESVGKIWMDGKLVDWDKANVHIMTHGLHYGGGVFEGIRIYETTKGRAIFRLRDHMLRFLDSAKVIDLKIPYSIDELCEIVKETVRANDQRVDYIRPIAYYGSGTVGLNPIKLPTRLAIACVYMGPYLGTDQQKRGAKVITSSWEKPSNRAAALNAKICGNYINSVLARLEAVKRGADEAIMLNAEGNVAEGTGENIFMIKGGKIFTPGMAAGILRGITRDSVIQLADDLGYHIEERNITRSELYIADEVFMTGTAAEIMPIVEIDGYKIGGGEPGPITVKLQQAFSDATRGRNAKYLHWLDFIS
- a CDS encoding 2-oxoacid:acceptor oxidoreductase family protein, producing MYEIRFHGRGGQGAVMAAQALAEAAVLEGYYAQAFPYFGAERRGAPVRAFARIDESKISIKSQVYEPDVLVILDESILEIDPISEGLKPGGKAIINTVKRPEEVDLGIEVECGTVDATTIALETIKAPIVNTSILGAFARVVDIVPLESILNAIMNRFGEKLGHQSGVMNAEAARIAYQKTVVGRSKGTRKVVGKKMWLPTWNEIPIGNTLSPGEIDGIVVGPGSMTQNLTGTWRTQTPRYSKEKCIRCLRCWFSCPEGCIERLEDDYERWDYRYCKGCGICAEVCPADAIEMVRGVYEW